DNA from Podarcis muralis chromosome 13, rPodMur119.hap1.1, whole genome shotgun sequence:
agactccaccacactccttggcagcaacttccactgtcgaacagctcttactgtcaggaagttcttcctaatgtttaggtggaatcttctctcttgtagtttggatccattgctccgtgttcgCTTCTCTGGAGCGATAATAAGGATTGTTGGGAAAAGAATTACAtgttgaaaacaataaaaatttatttgaagaaaaaaaaaaggaaatagagGCATCATAAAGAATAACAGATTTCATGAAGCATATGCCTGTGGAGGTGAAtatgtggagggccacaagtgGATTAAACCCTTCCTAAGCTTTTTGCTAGATACTGTCATTCACTGTTGatgacatttattttttatttttgtacaaacacacacacacacaattttcccCCCACCAAGGCAGACCCAGCATAATGCAGCTATTCATTCTACAAACAGGCAAACCacataacagcaacagcaactggGGGAGAGTCTCTTGGGAATGGAAAGGATAGATGCTGGTTTCAAAGGAAACTGATGAGAAAGTGACCAGCCTCCAAGCTGAAACCACAAAACTCCTATTTCTCAGCACATCTCTGCTGCCCCCTTGTGAAAACCAGGTAACAGAGAATTGAGATGAAGTTTATTTCTCTTTCCCAGGAGATGCTTATTCTTTTATATTTGAATAGATTCAGACGGAATTTTTCAGGTCTGGAGTAAGCCCAAGTTCTTTGATCTCAGTGATTATAGAGAAATCcactagtccaggcataggcaaactccagccctccagatgtttgggactacaatcatcactgaccactggtcctgttagctagggatgatgggaattatagtcccaaacatctggagagccagagtttgcctatgcctacacTAGTCCATCACCTTACCTCGGTTTTTAAATGGCTATACGAAGATGCAACACCCATTTACCCCCTGCTTCACATGTACAGTAACAGTTCCTACTTATTTCTAGTTTCTAATGCTATTATATGTAGATATAGTGTGAGCCCTCCAAATCACATCACCACTTTTCAGAAACCGCAAAGTTGGGCATGTGAACAGTGGCCAAGCATCTACCCACTTTTTCTTTCTGGTGACCTAAATTTCTTTATTCAGACACCTAAGTAATGGTACAAAGAattgcttctttcttttctcttcattcTGGTGGCATCATGAAGTCAAATCAGAGTGATGGCagaaaaaaagaggaagcaaTTCCTCAATTTGTGGCCATCTGCATAGCAAGGATACAGAAATCAACACTGGATTCCAGAAATGAATGTGAACGCTACTGATCCTGAGAATACTGCTGATACCATAGGAAGTGGCATCAATagccaaaaataaaacaaaacaagaatatGCTTGTAGTGTGTAGTTTTGTAAGTCTTTTGATGATGataaaatgatgataatgatataatataataagagtggctggggaaacccaaccagatgggtggggtataattattattattattaaaaataaaataataaaataaaataaaataaaataaaatgtaccccacccatctgtctgggttgccctagccactctgaaaGCACTCATAGATCTGAAAGCCCTTGGTTGAAACAAATAAAATGCTCCAAAAAAGATACTccctaaaaaaaagagagaatcccCTATGTCCATCTCAAAACCATTGCTATCTCGACATCCAACTCAGcttgtttccacagtggccaaccagatgcttatgggaagcctttAAGAAGGAAAAGAGTAATACAGCTCTCTCCCTACTTGTGTTTCTTATCAAGTGGTAATCAGAGGCATAGTGCTCTGACATTGGAGGGAGAACAGAGCTATTGTAGCTAATAGCCTTTGCTAGTCCTCTTCTCCACTTCAATGCCTGTTACAAGACAGTGTATTCCATTGCACAAGTTTGTCCACCAGACACCTAAGTACTTGGCGCATCTGTTTCCTGAGGTGGCCTAACTCTGCCCAGTGGTAGGGCTGGTGCTGACCATACCACACTGGCCCTGACTGACAGCATGATATTTTCACAACATGAGCCTTAGTGACATTCACTACTCTTCATGTATAAAAATGAACATGGTAGAGGGTGGAGAATTCATACATGGCAATCCTTCTGCTCTTAAAAGAACTGTCACTTAGGAACATAAGTGAAAAGTGTTCTCCCAAATGGAAAATTCACATCAGTATTCTAGGCAGGAACTACTCAgtgggagggatcagattccATGCATACTCAAGCAAGAGAAATCCTAATACACATAATATCCATATATAACATCAACACAAATGAGCCATGTGTAAATCCATAATTGACTTCCTGAGCCATGTTGGTGGGGAtcccaacaataataataataataataaattttatttatatcccgccctccccagccgaagccgggctcagggcggctaacaacactaaaacagtacaacattatagatacattctaaaaattaattaaaatacaaattgatggcaaccatagactaaagctttgtagagattgccaaaggagggagtcaggctgcgccctgaccaaaggcctggtggaacagctctgtcttacaggccctgcgaaaagatgtcaagtcctgcagggcccttgtctcttgcgacagggcgttccaccaggttggagccgcagccgaaaaagctctggctctagttgaggccagcctaacctctctgtggcctgggaccttcaagatgtttttatttgaagaccgtaagttcctctgtggggcataccaggagaggcggtcccgtaggtacgagggtcctaggccgtatagggctttgaaggttaaaaccagcaccttaaacctgatcctgtactccaccgggagccagtgcagctggtatagcactggatgaatgtgatctcgcagcgaagaccccgtaaggagtctcgctacggcattctgcacccgctggagtttctgggtcagtctcaagggcagccccacgtagagcgagttacaataatccagtctggaggtgaccgtcgcgtggatcacagtgactaggtcagggcgagagaggtaaggagccaactgcttagcctggcggagatgaaaaaatgccgcctttgttatagctgcaatctgcgcctccatggagagggaggtatcgaagattacacccaaactcttaacggacggtgccggcattaattgcacccccgcaagagaagggagttgccccctcaatctcatatcgtcccgtcccagccagaggacctctgtcttcgagggatttaacttcaaccggctcccacgtaaccatccagccacagcttccaagcatctgatcagtgtgtctggggccgagtcaggatggccatccatcaacagatagagttgggtgtcatcagcatactgatggcagcccagcccaaaactccggacaagctgggcaagggggcgcataaagatgttaaaaagcatcggggagagaatcgcaccctgaggcactccacacaccaaggagtggcgggatgacaattccccccccccaagcgccaccctctgtccccgaccagagagaaacgagcgcagccattgaagggctgtgccctggatccccacgtcggcaaggcggtggtccaggagttcgtgatcgaccatgtcgaaggctgctgacaggtctagaagaatcagcagccccgacccgcctcgatccagctacctacggagatcatctgttaaggcgaccagagctgtctcggtcccatgaccagcgcggaagccggactggaatggatccccTTAGGCACCTATCTTATCAATGATGGTGAGAGGACAATTGTAGAATTATATTGTAAGTCATAGAGTTCATCTCCTTTCCTAGCTTCAGAATAAAGAGGGAATGAGGCACCTTTCTGATGTTgatgaattacaactcccatcttccttcaTCATTGACCATGTTGACTAGGGGCTGATGGATACTGAAATTCAAAATCTCCTGGGTGCAGGGGCTCTTAATGTTATTTGCTCATTGTTGCCATCAGAACCAAAATGCAGCGTTATGTCCTACTAAGCAGAAAAATAGGGGAAATATCATTTGCTTAACGCCACATCAGGAATAATTATCTCCCCTGCAATTATCTGAATCATTGTTATTGCTTCTTCTCATCAGAGCTCCAACAGCTTTCCAGAAGGTGGAGAAAAACACGCCACAAGCAAAAGAGAAACTGGTTAAAATCCATTGACTTCTGCCATTCAGAGATGGGACCAGGGGCAATAATCAGACAGGCAGGGCCCTGTTCATTTCATTGGAGGGTCTTCAAAAAGTGTACCTTAGTTGTCATACAAGACATGTTCTTTAAGAAGGTTTGAGTTTAGGCTAATACACTTCTCTTTAGCATGCCTATTAGCAGAGTTGGCTGTTTTCCAGTTTAGCTTGTTTCATTTAGGTTGATGGCAATGACAGGCCACCTGCTGAGTACAGCAACCTCTGCATCTATCGAAAAGCTCTGCCACCAGATgttgtttgtggtggtggtggtggtgctgctgcttcaGTTGCCACACATGGCGTGCAAAGCAGAAGCTACCAAGTGCCCTGTAAATGATCCTGTATCTCTTCCTCATGAGTGGTATCAGCCTGGGAACCTCATCATTGGTGGAGTTGCTTCTCAGATCATGTACCTTTTCCCCCAACTTTCCTTCCACAATCACCCATCTCAGGAGCTGGGCTTTGATACTCCAATGTAAGGAATACttattcttctcttttctttctatgCCATGTGAGCTGGGGAACATTTTTAATACAAGAATGTTCAGAGATTGTATGCAAACTGAGGTCTGTGAGTCTTACACTCTTTAACTCATTTAAAGCATATCTAGACTCCCTCCTCTCataatcatataataataataaattcttattggGGTCCAAAGACCCATAAaacaatttcagaacaaaatacaGTGAAAAAGGCCAaccacaaagagagagaaaccaaggtggtcattttgttttgtctcaagcttgatgatctttgtttcttttgacttctgaaactttgccacggccagaGTAATATCATTAGACCTGTcatccaaaagatatttaatatgggaggcttcagattttccTGGCAGATCTGCCAGTAGGCATAGAGAAAAGTTGGTGTAAATTATTCTTGCCAATGAAAGTACCAGTTAATGGTACTTTAATGGAGTACCAGTTTTGCAACAAAATAGACTAGTCAGTGAAACTTAGACAGTGAAAGACACTAGCTAATATTAGGACAAATACTATGATTTGCCATAGTTCTTTTTATCATTATGATTGGCCATAGTTCTTTTTATCATTATGAAAAAGGAAGATCTCTCCAAAATCAAATACCTAAAATGACATGAACAAATGACTTGATAtatacagaaataaaaataaggctacaataaacttttttaaaaaaacaacaaccaattatTTACCCAGGCCCCTTTGCGTTAAAGTCTTATCCTGTTCAATCACTAACTACATTtcatttttatctttatttttagtattttgtattacattttatttactgcattttataTTGTCATTTCTGTAAACTGTTTTGtgatcccccccccaagaaatgtTACACATTGTATATATTTTATATCTAATAAAAGACCAGAATAAGTAATAAACATACAAGCAGACAAAACTGGGCAAATCGACAAGTAAAATAAAGGCATGGATCTAGATTTCATTAGACTACTTATTGGGCCCTATATGTGACACTTTAATTGATGTCTTCTTTTTCCCCATTGCCCCATTTTCATTTGGTACAAATGGACGTTCTTTTCTgcttcactctctctctccgctGATACAATTTTGTGGTTCATTCTCCTCTCTTACTCACCGATCACACTTTCTGCTTCTTGGCAGTTCCTGTCTGTGTTGATTTGCTTTTTAACATTATAACAATGATGTAATCTAATgagttgattaaaaaaaatagtttgcatTGCTTTAAAACCTTAATGGACCAGTATTGTAATCTCCATGGAAATATCATGTAACTCTCTGCAGTGTAGTGACAAAGTTCTACCAGCATgtcctggccttggcatttgctgtcaATGAGATCAACAGAAACATGAAGATCTTGCCAAACATCACACTGGGTTTCCACATCCGTGACAGCTACTACGATGGAAGGATGACCTATCGAACCACTCTGGACCTGCTCTTCAAAGTTCATAAATTTATACCAAACTATGAATGTCAATTCCCGAAAAATCTTATAGCTGTCATTGGGGGCCTGAGCTCTGATATCTCTTTCCATATGGCAAACATCTTAAACCTctataagattccacaggtaagaaCTGTGTGTAGATGAATGGGGATGTTCACAAACCATTACCAAGTGTGAACTCGGTGGATTTGCATTAAGACAGTAGTGTTGCAGTTCAGAAAGACAGGTAGTTATGATTGATTTATTAAGAAAATATTTTGgggtgtttaaaaaacaaaatccaaatGTATCCAAGACAGGTGGTAGGGAAAGGAATCATAAGGTAAAGGCTAAGGTAAATTGTATTATGTCCTCCAGGAGAGTTCTTGTCTTGACTTCTAATATTAACCTGCACACTTAAATCATGGTTTTGTCAACCTCGCCCAGTACTCATTGCATGAAAATACATTAACAGATACTAAAGTATTTCTACTAACCCATCCCTAAAATAtttgtgcatttctttttcaGCTTACCTATGGGTCTTTTGCCCCAGAAAGTACCAGAACAAGGCAGGTTGCTTCATTTTACCGCATGGCCCCAAATGAAGTCAATCAGTATATGGGGATTATCCGTTTGCTTCAGAGTTTTAGGTGGACATGGGTTGGCCTCCTTGCTGTAGGCGATGACAGTGGAGACCATTTCTTGCAGACAATGGAGCCACTGCTTTCTCAGAATGGCATCTGTTCAGCCTTCACACAAAGAATCCCCAACCAAGGTCGCTTCCTTTCCCTTGATGAACTGATTGATATGACCTCCgaaatttatttgccttttttggATAGCAAGGTCAGAACATTTGTTGTCTTTGGAGAAAGTATGATCATCCTGTGGTTAAGTGCCTTAGTGGCTCTGGAAGATCCTGGATATAGGGAAAACGCATACATTGGAAAGGTGTGGATTATGACAACCCAGATTGATTTTGCAGTAACAGGCCAAATAACACGTAGTAATTTTCAAATATTCCAGGGCAGTATTTCCTTCACAATTCACTCAAATCAGTGTCTGGGATTCCAGGGATATATTCGAAATATACAGTCTTGCAAGACACAAGATAATGGTTTTTTCCGAGCCTTCTGGCAGCACGCCTTTGACTGTTCATTGCCAAACTCCAGTGTGCCAATGGATGTTGATGGCATATGTACTGGAGAGGAAAAGGTGGAGAATCTCCCTGAGTCTATCTTTGAAATGCagatgactggccacagctacagtgttTATAATGCCGTCTATGCagtggcacatgctttgcacagcATGGGCTCATCCAGGTCCAATCTCAGAGCGATGGCACAGGGGAAAAGGCTTCAAGATATTCAGACTTGGCAGGTACAGTCTTAACTACAAAATTGCTATTGCTGTGAATATATTCATGCAAATTGAAACAACTTTATCATCCACTGGTAAATTTGATACACTGGGTTGTATTCAAGTCCAACTAAGCTCTACACAGAGCTGACTccttaaaattaatgaatgtcagtTCCTCATGTCACGTAATCTCAATGAGTTGTCTCTGAatatgactaacactggatagAACTTCTCAGCTATAAAGAGGATGGAGTGATGGTGTGTGTTTTGGGAGAGCCTTATTTCCCCATATACGTGAAGCCTGAAAAAGGTAACCtgtatttttccagtcttctacCACTACTAGATATGAGAATTTCCCTGaaactgttttttgggggggagaatggTTTGTAAATCTTGACATGGAAACAGATGAGTTCTCTGTGTGTCTTTTTACTTTTTCCATTAGATCCACTCATTTCTCCAAGGCATTTCATTTAACAACTCAGCTGGAGAAACGGTGTCCTTGAATAATCGTGGGGAGATGGGAGGTGGATTTGACATTGTGAACATGATCACGTTTCCAAACATCTCCTTCCATAGAGTGAAAATTGGAATGGTTTATCCCAAGGCTCCTGAAGGAAAAGAAATTACTCTCAATGCAGATATAATTGTGTGGCATGAAAGTTTCAATCAGGTCTGAATTCTATAATATTTGTTAGTGCTGCTACCTTTTCTGAATGGGTGATCTGGGACTGGAAATGGCATTGGCTGCATTCTGTCAGCATTAGTCTGTTGAAGAGATGGGGGAATCTTTGATTCTCTAGTTGTTGCTATCCTTCAACTCCCAGCTTCCCT
Protein-coding regions in this window:
- the LOC144325192 gene encoding vomeronasal type-2 receptor 26-like, which translates into the protein MAPNEVNQYMGIIRLLQSFRWTWVGLLAVGDDSGDHFLQTMEPLLSQNGICSAFTQRIPNQGRFLSLDELIDMTSEIYLPFLDSKVRTFVVFGESMIILWLSALVALEDPGYRENAYIGKVWIMTTQIDFAVTGQITRSNFQIFQGSISFTIHSNQCLGFQGYIRNIQSCKTQDNGFFRAFWQHAFDCSLPNSSVPMDVDGICTGEEKVENLPESIFEMQMTGHSYSVYNAVYAVAHALHSMGSSRSNLRAMAQGKRLQDIQTWQVQS